A window from Pseudomonadales bacterium encodes these proteins:
- a CDS encoding GtrA family protein: MLSSARLALKYGIFACMATATNIGTQDLSIRLYNGAFGMLISVAVGTGAGLFVKYLLDKRYIFRFRAHNAIHDSQTFALYTAMGLATTAIFWGFEFTFHHLFATKEMRYLGGIIGLAIGYLAKYHLDKRYVFRTQGT; this comes from the coding sequence ATGCTCTCTTCCGCAAGACTGGCGCTCAAGTATGGCATTTTTGCCTGCATGGCAACCGCAACGAACATCGGCACGCAAGACCTCTCCATCCGCCTTTACAACGGAGCATTCGGCATGCTCATTTCCGTTGCAGTCGGCACAGGAGCTGGACTTTTCGTAAAGTATCTTCTCGACAAACGCTACATCTTTCGCTTTCGCGCGCACAACGCAATCCATGACTCCCAGACTTTTGCGCTCTACACCGCCATGGGCTTGGCCACCACCGCGATTTTCTGGGGATTCGAGTTCACCTTCCATCACCTCTTCGCAACCAAAGAGATGCGTTATCTGGGCGGCATCATTGGTCTGGCCATTGGCTATTTGGCCAAATACCATCTCGACAAGCGCTACGTTTTCCGCACACAGGGCACATGA